CTTACACAGAAAAATCAAGCCCTAGAAGCTGCCTTAGCTGAGAAAAACCGTAAAGCTGAAGAGTCTCTTGCTACAGCAAATGATGCTAAAGAAGCAAATCTCTCTGGCAGTAATCGCACTAAAGAAAGTGAATTTAAAGAGCAAAATTTAGCTGATGAAGCAAAACTGCGCCAACAAAATCGCGCTCTTGAAGGTACAGCACGTTACTTTGATAGCATTTTAGTCCAATTTGCTGCAATGATTGATTCAATGAGAAATGCCCAACTTAACCAACAAAGATCTTCTGAAACAGAAGAAAAAGCCCGTAAACAAGCTGAAGACAACCGTCCTGCTAAACGAAGTATTTTAGATCCTGTAGAGGAGCTTACTAAAATAGCAAATACTGCTCAAGATAGCCGACTAGTAGAACTTGCTAATAAACTGCGTATAATTGTAGAAAAAGTAGGTAGCAAACCAGAAATAGAGCCTACAAAAGTATTAAGTCAAATTACACAAGTAAGAGCAGAAATAGCAATAGTTAACCAAAAAGAGCAAACAAATTTAATTGCTGCATTAAATAGTTTTGCGACAGCAAGCTAAAGATAATAAAAGGTTTATAGCAATTGCTATAAACCTTTTTCAATTAATTTCACCCTATTTATTTTATTTACTGAGGAGACACACTTAGATTTTGCATATCAAGTAAAATATCTTCCTGTTCGCCCGCTAAAGATAATCTTTTTTAGAAAACTTTTTCTCCCTGCTTAACTATTAATATTTCGGTGACAATATTTTTACGATTGGTTTGATGAGTATTTTTCTTAGCATTAGATTTAGCAATTAGCTTATCACCTTGCCAAATCATTACTTCATTGGTTTTTCATCAAATTCAACATTATACTTTCCTTTTTTTACTTCAGTACCATTAATTACTACATCACGAGGAAATTCAACTTTTTACCTTTTCCACCAGCAAAAGCTAATTGATTGGAAAATAAAAAACATAGCAACTAAAAATAAATTAGCAAATTTTTTCATAATCTCTCCTATTTTTTTTCTAACACAGCATTAATTGATTTAATTGGTTATTTGTTATGCCCAGCGTAGGCTGGGATTAAAAAGTTCTTTGTCCATAAGACAAGCGGAACATTGACGACCTGTTTTATCTAAAGTCTCTAAAACCAAGTTGTTACAAGTTTCTTGGCTACATTTTTTAGCTAAGATTTTGTTTTTTAAGCTATATTGATTAATTTCTACTACTTCAGCTAATTCAATAGGTTGGTTTTGAATAAACTCTAATACCTGATTAATTACTTCGCTTTGGTGTAAAATGCGGCGATGTCCTAAGCCTTTAGTTGTTATAAGTTTTGCTTTAGGCCAAGCTTTAACTAATGTTGCTCCTTCAAAATAGGGGACATCTTTATCTTCTTCATCATGAATAACTAAAAGAGGTGTTTGTAAAGATTTAACTAGCTCAGGAATGTCTAAACTTTCCCAACTTCGGCGAAAATTCACAGTCATTAATGCCATCATTAGGCTAGTTGTTTCTGGTGAGGCTTTTAAGAATTTAGCAAATTTATGGACATAATCACGAGGTTGCAGTGGCGGAGCAATATAAACTACCCAAGGGATTTTTTTGCTTTGAGTTAAAGCTAGTGTAGTTGCAGCAGTTCCTAAAGAATGTGCAATAACTCCAGCAATTGAGCCTAGTTTGTCTATTAAAGCACTAAGACTTTCGCTTAAGTCAACTAAGGAAGCATGTTTGCCATCAGAATCCCCATGACCAGGTGCATCATAAGCTATTACTCGATAACCTGCTGAAACTAATGGATTTATAAATGAGCCTAGTTGCGCACCTCTGCCATTCCAACCATGAACTAGCAAAATAGTTGGTCTAACTCCCCAAGCCCAAGCTACTAAGTCTTTTCCTTGCCAATTAAAAGTAAATTTTTCTGCTGCTTTCAACAACAATTTGCTTTCTCTTTCAGGTCGTTTATGCCTAGCTGTTTGGAAAAATAAATTCATAGCTTCTCTAGCTGCCCAAGTTGAAGAAATTTTGACAAAAACTGAAACTTAGAGCGAACAAACTTATGTTTTATTTTGGTTTTATTTGACGAACGTTCGTGCTATTTTTGATTAAAGAAATTGTTGAAAGAAAAGTTTTAAGCATAAAATTTACTCCTTAGTTAATGAGAGTTATTAATTAATGCTGTAAAAGCATTTTGGTAGTAGCTTTTTGCTTGTGTGTCATTAAGCAAGCGGTGGAAATGGTGGTAGCCTAAAATAATAGAATAAAAGTCATAAGCAAATTGTTGTGTATTCAAGTTTTTACGAAAATGACCTTCTTCTATAGCAATTTGTGCGGCATTAGCTAAAACAGAAAGGAAATCTTTTTGGGTGCTAACTAAAAAGTCACGTACCGGGCCCGGTTTATCATCCATTTCCGTTGCCATAGAAACGAAAGGACAACCACCAGGAAAAGTTTTTCCCCATTCAAAGATATTATTGCTAAATGCACAAATTCGTGGCTCTCCGCGAGGTTGTTTTAGTGCAGGAGCAATTACTTTTTCAATAAAAATATCTACAGCCGTTTGTATTACAGCTATTTGCAGGTTTTCAAGTGAATTAAAATGTGCAAATAATCCGCTTTTAGACAGCCCGACATTCTGAGCAAGTTTACCAAAACTTAAGCCTTCTAACCCTTCCTGGCTAACGGTGGTTAGGGCTGCTGATAAAATTGTTGATTTGGTATCTTTGCCTTTAGTCATAAATAAATATAAATAATTTATCTTAAAGTCTTACGAACATTTATAAAATAGTACGATCGTTCGCACTTGTCAACGGGAATTTTTTATTTATTTCCAGGGCTAAATTATTACTAATCAAAATTAGCTAAATGATTATTCTAGGATTATTCTAGGCAAAATAACAGGTATAGAAAAATTTAACATCAATTTATTTTTAATAAGTGTAAATAGAAGGGTGTAAAAAAGCTTAAATTAAGACTATAATGCAAGATTAACTTTTCTTTATCGAAATCATTTAAATTTCATACTTTTATAAAAATTTTGGAGGAGCTATGGATGTAAAGGGCCAAGTTGCTCTAGTTACTGGCGGTGCTTCTGGTTTAGGTGAAGCTTGTGTGCGTCGTTTAGTCAGTGCTGGAGCAAAAGCAGTAATTCTTGATCTAAATGAAGAGCGGGGTAATGCTTTAGCTACCGAACTAGGAGAAAATGCTAGTTTTGTTAAAGCTAGTGTTGCCTCAGCAGAAGATGTTCAAAAGGCAGTAGATACTTGTTTATCAGCTTTTGGAGGATTAAATATTTTAATTAATTGTGCTGGAATTGGTGCAGCACAAAGAGTAATAGGAAAACAAGGGCCAATGGAGTTATCACATTTTGCCCGTACTATAGAAGTTAATTTAATAGGTACTTTTAATTGTATTCGTTTAGCTGCGGCAGTAATGTCTAAAAATGAGCCTAACGAAGCAGGGGAAAGAGGAGTAATTATTAATACTGCCTCTGTAGCTGCATTTGATGGACAAATTGGACAAGCAGCCTATTCTGCTTCTAAAGGTGGTGTGGTTGGAATGACTTTGCCAATTGCACGAGAATTTGCACGTTTTGGTATTCGAGTTTTAACCATTGCACCAGGTCTATTTGATACACCACTTCTAGCAGGCTTGCCAGAACCAGCTAGACAATCGCTAGCCCAGCAAGTGCCTTTTCCAGCAAGACTTGGCCGTCCTGCTGAGTATGGCGCGCTAGCACATCATATTATTGAAAATGAAATGTTAAATGGCGAAGTGATCCGATTAGATGGAGCAATTCGCATGGCACCACAATAAGAAAATTTTTCTGCAATATTTTGGAGAAATTTATGAAAAAATTTAATTTATTTTATCTTGGATTACCAATAGCCTTAATACTTTGTTTTCAATTAGTAATGCCAAGTATAAGCTATGGTGGCAGTAAAAAATCTGCTCCCAATATTACTAAAAAGTCTACTAAAAACTATACTTCAATAAAAAAAGCTAGTGAATTTACTCCTCAAGAACTTACTGGATTAGTAGAAGATGTTGAAGTTATTGAAGATGAATTAGGTATCCCACATATTTTTGCTAAAACTAATGTAGACGCATTTTTTATGGAGGGATTTATTCATGCTAGAGATCGATTTTTCCAAATGGATGCCCGTCGCCGAATGTTAGACGGCACTTTAGCAGAAATCCTTGGCCCAGGCGAAAATAATAGAATACTTCGCGCTGACTCTACGGCACGGGGTAGCGGACTTTATTTAGCTGCACAAGATTCACTAGCACAATATAGCCCTGAAATTAGAGTTTTCTTAAAAGCCTATGCTGATGGTGTTAATGCTTATTTAACCAATAATCCGCTTCCTGAAGAGTACCAAGAGCTAAAAATTACTAAAACAAGACCTTGGACAGAGCTTGATACAATTTATGTAGGGAAAGGGCTTGCAGTTAGCCTAGCTTTTGACTTAAGTGATCTTGATACTACACTGGCATTAAAAAATTACCAAGACGCAGGAAAAGCACAAGGTTTTGATGGTACAAAGCTATTTTTTGAAGACATGTTTAGACTCTCTCCCTTTGATCCTACTTATGTAATACCTGATGCTTTAGGTCAAAATCTTTCAGCTAAAACCGCAGTTCCAAACCTAGATCAAGGAAATGATGAGCTAAAAGAACAAT
The sequence above is drawn from the Blastocatellia bacterium genome and encodes:
- a CDS encoding TetR/AcrR family transcriptional regulator, yielding MTKGKDTKSTILSAALTTVSQEGLEGLSFGKLAQNVGLSKSGLFAHFNSLENLQIAVIQTAVDIFIEKVIAPALKQPRGEPRICAFSNNIFEWGKTFPGGCPFVSMATEMDDKPGPVRDFLVSTQKDFLSVLANAAQIAIEEGHFRKNLNTQQFAYDFYSIILGYHHFHRLLNDTQAKSYYQNAFTALINNSH
- a CDS encoding 3-hydroxyacyl-CoA dehydrogenase, which encodes MDVKGQVALVTGGASGLGEACVRRLVSAGAKAVILDLNEERGNALATELGENASFVKASVASAEDVQKAVDTCLSAFGGLNILINCAGIGAAQRVIGKQGPMELSHFARTIEVNLIGTFNCIRLAAAVMSKNEPNEAGERGVIINTASVAAFDGQIGQAAYSASKGGVVGMTLPIAREFARFGIRVLTIAPGLFDTPLLAGLPEPARQSLAQQVPFPARLGRPAEYGALAHHIIENEMLNGEVIRLDGAIRMAPQ
- a CDS encoding alpha/beta hydrolase; this encodes MNLFFQTARHKRPERESKLLLKAAEKFTFNWQGKDLVAWAWGVRPTILLVHGWNGRGAQLGSFINPLVSAGYRVIAYDAPGHGDSDGKHASLVDLSESLSALIDKLGSIAGVIAHSLGTAATTLALTQSKKIPWVVYIAPPLQPRDYVHKFAKFLKASPETTSLMMALMTVNFRRSWESLDIPELVKSLQTPLLVIHDEEDKDVPYFEGATLVKAWPKAKLITTKGLGHRRILHQSEVINQVLEFIQNQPIELAEVVEINQYSLKNKILAKKCSQETCNNLVLETLDKTGRQCSACLMDKELFNPSLRWA